The Acidobacteriota bacterium DNA segment AGATCGGATTGCGCGCGATCACTTTCGAGAAACCGGTGATCCACATCATCGTTTTCCCCGACGGCAGCACGAATCAGCCCGTGCCCAAGGTCAAGGTGGAGAGCAACAAGAGCGCGGTCGCCCGTCTATTCGAGCTCGCCATCGACCACGCCGAGATCACCGAAGGCATGCTGTTGTTCAACGACCAGCGCATCCCCTTCGATTTCTCCGGCAACCAGGTCTCCGCCGGATTGAGCTACGCGCTGCTCGAGAAGCGCTACGACGGCTCCATCCATATCGGACAGATGGACGCCACCTACACCAACTTCCTGCCGCTGCGTTCGAACGCCGATGCGGAGTTCTCGCTGGCGCCCGACCAGGCGGAGTTGAAAGGGCTGCACTGGGCGTCGGCACGTTCGCAGATCGAGGCGAGCGGGCGGATGACGAACTTCAACGATCCGCGCATCGACCTGAGCTACAACGTGACCATCGACCTCGCGGAGATGGGGCACGTGGCGCGCCGGCCGGAGATGCGTGGCGGCAAGCTGGTCGCCAACGGGCAGGGCACCTACACGGTGGCTGATATTTCCACCGCCGGACGCATCGCGCTGCAGAACGTGGTGTGGGTGGAGGATGGATTGAATGTCCCCGGTCTGACGGCGGCGGGGGATTTTTCCGCCCAGCGTGACCGCATCGCCATCGGCAACCTCAACGGCACGATCTTCGGGGGGAGGTTTTCCGGCGAGGCCGACGTCTTTCACTGGTCGCGCGCGGCCGAGAAGACGGGCGAAAAAACGAAAGCCACGGCCGGCCAGCCGCAACGCGGCAGCGCGAACCTGAAGCTGAAGGGCATGAGCGTGGCGATGTTGTCGCAAGCGTTCTCCAGCGCAAAGCTTCCCCTGCACAAACTGCAACTGGTGGGGAACGCCTCGGGCACGGTGGATGTCCGGTGGATGGGCACTTTCCGGAATGCGGAGACGGCGGTCGCGCTGGAAGTGGCGCCGCCGGCGAATCCGGCGCCGCATCAGCTGCCGCTTACCGCGCGGGTGCACGTTGCGTACCTGGCGGCCTCGCAGACACTGCAGGTGGCCGACCTGCAGCTGGCCACACGCGGCACGCGCCTAAACGCGGCCGGAGCTTTGGGATCGGAGACGGCGCGCTTGAATGTGGCGCTGACCACCACCGACCTCAGCGAGTTCCAGCCGGCGTTGACGGCGATGCGCCAGGGCAGCCAGTTGCCGGTGGAGGTGAAAGGGCGCGCGCGATTCAACGGCCGCGTCTTCGGGAAGCTGGCCGCGCCGAGCCTGGCCGGCCATCTCGAGCTCGCTGACTTCGATACGACGATCGAGCTGCCGCAGAGTGTGGTTCCGCCGGCCGCGGTGCAAGCCGGGGCTCGGGCGCCAGGCGCGCCGCTCGCCGCGCCGCTTTCCGCGCCGCTCTCTGCATCCCAACGCGCGCCGACGGCGAAAGAGGCTTCGATGCGAGAGAGAGCGCAGACGGTCGCGGCCGGCAGCGCCGGCAATAATCCCCCGCAAAGTCCGCGCAGCACACGTGTGCATTGGGACCTGTTCACCGCCGACGTGGAATATTCTCCCGCGCTCGTCGCGATACACCGCGGAGTGCTGACGCGTGGGGCAGCCAAGGTCAATATCGACGGCAGCGCGCAACTGTTCAAGGGAAGTCTCACCGAGAAGTCCCGGTTCGACACGACGCTTCACATCCGCAACGCCGACGTGCACGCCCTCGAGACACTCGCCGGGTATGACTATCCCGTGACCGGGACGCTGGCGGGCGACATCCAGGTGGCGGGAACGCAGAACGACATGCGCGGCACGGGCAGCCTGCGGCTGGAGAATGGCTCGATCTATGGCGAGGCATTCAAATCGTTGCGCTCCGAGGTGCGCATGGCGGGCAGGGAAGCGCAGTTGCAGAACATGGTGCTGGCGCACAACGGCGCGCGCATCACCGGCAGTGCGGCGTATGACCTGGGCGCAAAGAGCTTCCGCTTCGATCTGCGAGGCACGAGTTTCGATGTGGCCAACTTCCAACAGTTGCAGTCCTCGCGCCTGACGACGGAAGGCAAAGCCGACTTCACCGTGCAAGGCTCGGGCACAGTGGACGCGCCGATCATCAATGGGACGTTGAATATCCGCGGCCTGGTGATGAATGGCGAGCCGGCCGGCGACGTGGAAGCGAAAGCAACCACGCGCGGCGCCGACATGCACCTGACGGCGCGCTCGCGCTTCGAAACGGCGGAGCTGTCGGTGGACGGCGACGTCCGGCTGCGCGGCGATTTCCCGGCGCAGTTGACCCTGCACTTTGCGCGCTTCGACATCGACGCGCTGTTGCGCGCCTATCTGCAGGGCCGCGTGACCGGGCACTCGCAGACGGCGGGTACGGTGGAGCTGCACGGTCCGCTGAAGCAGCCTCGGCTGCTCAACGTGACCGGAACGATCGACCAATTCGCCGCCGAGATCGAGAAGGTGAAGATCGCGAGCGATGGGCCCATCCGCTTCGCCATGGCGGACCAGGTGTTGCGCATCGATCAGTTACGGCTGGTGGGCGAGCAGACCGACCTGACCGCTAACGGCACCATCGGACTTGCGGGCGCGAAGGAGTTGAACCTGCGCGCCGCCGGGCACGTGAACCTGAAGCTGGTGCAGACGCTCAACGCTGACCTGCTGGGCTACGGCGAGACCACGATGGAGCTCGCTATCGGCGGCACGTGGCAGAGACCGGCGCTGCAGGGGCGCGTCGAGATCAAGCAGGCGGGCATCTCGTTCATCGACTTGCCCAACGGATTGAGCGACATCAACGGCTCACTCGTGTTCACCGAAAACCGTTTGGAGGTGGAGAAGCTCACCGCGAAAAGTGGTGGCGGTCTATTGGAGCTCGGCGGCTTCATCAGCTACGCCAACGGGATCTACTTCAACCTGACGGCGGCCAGTGGCGACATCCGGTTGCGTTATCCGCCGGGCATCAGCGCGTTGGCGAATGCCGACCTGCGGTTTGTCGGGACGACGGCCAACTCGCTGCTTTCCGGCGACGTGACCATCACGCGCTTCGGGCTGAATCCGCGCTTCGATTTTGCGCTCTACCTGGCGCGCAGCAAGCAGCCGCCCGCCATGCCGCGGCCGGATTCGGCGCTCAACAATCTGCACTTCGACGTGCACATCATGTCCACGCCCGAGCTGCAGGTGGAGACCTCGCTGGCCAAGCTCTCCGGCAACGTGGACCTGCGGTTACGCGGCACGGCGGTGCGTCCCATCGTGCTCGGCAAGGTCAACGTGATCGAGGGTGACGTGTTCTTCAATGGGACGAAGTACCACCTCGAGCGCGGCGACATCACGCTCACCAATCCGGTGCACATCGAGCCGGTGCTCAACGTGGAGGCAAGCGCGCGGGTGCGCGACTACGACATCACCATCGGATTCCACGGCACACTCGACAAGCTGAGCACCACGTACCGTTCGGATCCGCCGCTGCCTACCGGCGACGTGATCGCGCTGCTGGCGCTGGGCCGCACCCAGGAAGAAGGCATGCTGCAACCCGGAGCGCAGCAAAACCTTACCGAGGTGGCGTCGAACGCGCTGCTGGGCCAGGCGATCAACGCGACCATCAGCAGCCGCGCGCAGAAGCTGTTCGGCCTCTCGAGGATCAAGATCGATCCGCAGGCGGGCGGACCGGAATCGAACCCGCTGGCGCGCGTGACCATCGAGCAACAGGTGAGCGATAAGGTCACGCTGACCTACATCTCGAACCTCACGCAGTCGGCCCAGCAGGTCATCCAGATCGAGTACAACGTGAACCGCAACGTCTCGATCGTGGCAGTGCGCGACCAGAACGGCGTTGTCGGCTTCGACATCAAACTGCGACAGCGCAAGCGCTAGCAGCGCGATGCGGCGCGTCCGAGCGGGCTTGTGTTAGGCTGCCCGTTTACCGGCCGCGAGACTTCGCATCCAAGCCGGTCGCTTCAGCATCTTACCTATTAACCATTCGGTTAAAGCAATCACCGAGCAAGGAGAGCAGCGATGTTGACGACAGTAAGACGAGTGCTGGCGCCGGCGCTGCTGGCGTTGCTGCTGCTGGCGATCCCAGCGGCGGCTAAGAGCGGCAACACCAGCGACGGTCCGCTACAGCAGAAGGTGCAGCAGGAATTAGGCAAGAAGAAGCAGTGGAGCAACGTACACGCCACGGTGGCCGACGGCGTGGTCACGCTCACCGGCACGGTCAAGACCTATGCCGACAAGCAGAGGGCGGAGCACAAGGCCGAGCACACCGACGGCGTACGCGCGGTGGTGAACCAGATCGTGGTGGATGCAGGTTCGGCATCCGACGAACAGCTATTCCAGACCATCGCCGACAAGCTGCGTTATGACCGCGTGGACCAGGGCCTGATCATGGGCGTGAACCGCAACGTGACGGCCGGAAACACGTTCAACAACTTCAACATCGACGTGAAGAACGGCGTGGTGACGATCAGCGGCAACGCGCGCACCGACACCGACGCCGCATCCGCCGTAGCGCTGGTGGAGAACACGCCGGGAGTGAAGGACGTGATCGACAACATCGAGATCGCGCCGGCTTCCATCATGGATGACCAGTTGCGCATCCGTGTAGCGCGCGCGCTATACGGAGATCCGGTGCTGTCGAAGTACGCGATGGATCCGCAGCGGCCGATCCGCATCATCGTGGAGAACGGGCATGTGACGCTCGACGGCATGGTGCTCAACGAGATGGATAAGAACGTTGCCGGGATCCGGGCGAATGGGGTCTCCGGCGCCTTCAGCGTGAAGAACAACTTGATGGTCGCCAATCAGCAGCCGAAGTAAGCACGGCGGGCTTTCGGTTGGTTTCAACCCCAGGCACAGCAGCAATGCTGTGCCTCTTTTTTGCGGGCGGTACAATCGGACTTAGCCATGTTGCGCGACCTGAAGACGACGCTCGAGATGATCAAGTGGGAGCACTCCGTCTTCGCGCTGCCCTTCGCGCTGACGGCGGCGATGCTGGCCGCGGGCGGCTGGCCGCGGCCGGCGCAGCTGGCGTGGATCGTGGTCGCCATGGTCGCTGCCCGCTCGGCGGCGATGGCCTTCAATCGCCTGGCTGACGCGGAGATCGATGCTGCCAATCCGCGGACGGCTACGCGCGCGTTGCCGGCGGGTCAGTTGAGCAAGCGCTTCGTCGCGTTTTTCGTCATCGTCGCCGCCGCGGCGCTGATCCTCGCTGCCGCACAACTCAGCCGGCTCGCGCTTTATCTTTCGCCGGCGGCGCTGGCCATCGTGTTGCTCTACTCCTACAGCAAGCGTTTCACGCGCTGGTCGCACATGGTGCTGGGCCTGGCGCTGGGCATCGCGCCGGCGGCGGCGTGGATCGCGATCCGCGGCGCGCTCGACCCACGCATCCTGGTGCTCACGGCGGCGGTCACCTTTTGGGTGGGCGGGTTCGACATCCTGTACTCCTGCCAGGACTACGATTTCGACTGCCGCAACGGACTACATTCCGTGCCGCGCTTCTTCGGCATCCGGAACGCGCTCTGGATCGCGCGCGGACTGCACCTGGCAATGATTGCACTGCTGGTCGCGCTCGCGCTGCTCTTCCACCTGGGGACGATCGCCGCGGTGGGGATCGCGCTGGTCGCGGCGCTGCTTGCCTACGAGCATTCGCTTGTTTCCGCCCACGACCTCAGCAAGCTGAACGCGGCTTTTTTCACGACAAATGGAGTAGTGTCCATCGTGTTCTTCGTATTCGTGGCCGCCGACCTATTGTTGCGGCGCTGAGAAAACTGCTGCGCGGGCGGTGCAATCCGTCCTATAATCCCGCCGAGCGAGCGCAAGTGAAGCACGAGCCGGAATCGTGACCGCCGTCCCTGTGGGCCCAGCCCGCGGGGATTCGTTTTTTTGGCTGCTTGGGCGCGCTTAAAGGAGAGTCAGACGCGATGCGAGAACGTGGAACGGTGAAGTGGTTCAACGCGACCAAGGGTTTTGGATTCATCCAGCGCGAGCAGGGAGGCGACGTGTTCGTCCACTTCTCCGCCATACAGGGTGACGGCTACCGCTCGCTCAACGAGGGCGACGCGGTCGAGTTCGACGTTACCGAAGGGCCCAAGGGATTGCAGGCGGCCAACGTCGCGCGGCTCTAAGCGGACGTGATGCCGAGACGCCGGGGCCGCGCGCTCCGGCGTTCGTGTTCCGGGACGGGCTTGAGCGTTCAAAACCGCTGCGGGCCGCCTCTGATAGACGTAGGTTATGATGGACAAGTGATGTCCCACGCTGACACATCGAAGACGCACGTCTTCCAGACGGACGACGCACGGTTGCGGCCGATTGCCGAGAAGGTGCTCGCGCGCGAGCGGCTGACGGCGGAAGACGCGCTGGCGCTCTATCGTTCGGGGGACATCCTGGCCATCGGCTGGCTGGGAAACCAGGTGCGCGAGCGGATGCACGGCAACACCACATACTTCAATGTGAACCGGCACCTCAATCCCACCAACGTCTGCGTGGCGGCGTGCCGGCTCTGCGCCTTCGGACGCAAGCAAGGCTCCGAGGGCAGCTACACCATGGCGCTCGAAGAGGCGTGGGAGACGGCAGCTTCCGGATACAGCGAGGCGGTGACGGAGTTCCACATCGTGGGCGGGCTGCATCCGGACCTGCCCTTCCAATACTTTCTCGATCTCATCCGCGGACTGAAGGAGCGCTTTCCGCAGGTGCACCTGAAAGCCTTCACCATGGTCGAGGTGGCTTACCTGGCGAAGCGGGCGAAGCTGAGCATCCGCGAGACGCTGGTGCAGATGAAAGAAGCGGGCGTGGATTCGCTGCCCGGCGGCGGCGCGGAGATATTCATCGACCGCGTGCGGCGCGTGATCTGCGACCACAAGATCGATGGTGACGAATGGCTTTCCACCGCGCGCACCGCGCACCAGATCGGCCTGAGATCGAACGCCACCATGCTCTACGGACACGTGGAGAACGAGGAAGACCGCGTCGACCACCTGATCAAGCTGCGCGCGTTGCAGGATGAGACGGGCGGGTTCCAGACGTTCATCCCACTGGCCTTCCATCCCGACAACACGCCGCTGCGCCACTTGTGGAAGACCACGGGGATGAGCGATATCAAGCAGATCGCTATCGGCCGCCTGGTGCTCGACAACTTCGCGCACATCAAGGCGTACTGGCAGATGCTGACGCCAAAGATCGCGCAGATCGCGCTGCGTTTCGGCGCCGACGATCTCGACGGCACGGTAATCGAAGAAAAGATCTATCACGACGCCGGCGCCACCACGCCGCAAGGCATGACGAGACAGGAGCTCACCCGTCTGATCCGTGAGGCCGGCCGCGAACCGCTCGAGCGCGACACGCTGTATCGTCCGGTGACGCGCACCGAGACCACTCTGACCGTGGGCGTTTAGCGCGCACGGACCTTTGCGATCCTACCTTTCGCGGGCGCGACGAGGTGGGACATCCAGCAATCAGCCGCGCGGTTCTTGAAGCATTCCAGCCGCCGCCCCGCTCACAGCCGTTTAACGATTGCAAGGAACTTATTTCTTTTTCACGCCCACAAAAGAGCCAACCTGCTTGATTTCCGCTTGCGTCTATATACGCAGGAGTAAAATTCCCGGAATGTAGAAGTGAGCCGGCCGGAGCAGGGGCTGACCATCGCCGTCCCGAGGCTGCCATGAACCAGCACATCAGCTACAAGACCGCCAAGACCCCCGACGTCGAGCACGAATTCCAAACCCAGATCCAGAAGCTTGCGCGCAGACTGCAAGTCTTCCGTCCCGAGCTGGTCCATCTGCATGGGCTGGTGGAGCAGAACTCGGCGCGTGAGGGGACGGTCGTCGCGCTCGACCTGCGCATCCCTTCCGGCGAGATCGCCAGCAAGGAACATGGAGCGCCGCCGACCGCAGCGGTGAAAGCGGCGTTTGCCGAGCTGCTGAAGCAGCTGGCGCGGCACATGGAGCAACTGCGCAGCCAGCGCAAGCGACGCGGCGCCAAGCAGGTGGCGGGCGTGCCTTTCGAGGAGACGGTGGCGGCGGTGCACGCGGCGAGAGTCTCGAACGGCGACGTGAACCACTGGGTGGACGCGAACCTGGACCGGCTGGAGCGCTTCATCGCGCGTGAGCTGCGCTATCGCGAGAATATCGGACGCCTGCGCCGCGGCGAGCTAGCGCGCGAAGAGGTGCTCGACGAAGCCATCGCCATGGCGTTGAGCGATGGGGACGAAAAGCCGGAGATGGTCTCACTCGAACGCTGGCTCTATCGTCACGCCATCCGGGCGATCGAG contains these protein-coding regions:
- the mqnE gene encoding aminofutalosine synthase MqnE; translated protein: MSHADTSKTHVFQTDDARLRPIAEKVLARERLTAEDALALYRSGDILAIGWLGNQVRERMHGNTTYFNVNRHLNPTNVCVAACRLCAFGRKQGSEGSYTMALEEAWETAASGYSEAVTEFHIVGGLHPDLPFQYFLDLIRGLKERFPQVHLKAFTMVEVAYLAKRAKLSIRETLVQMKEAGVDSLPGGGAEIFIDRVRRVICDHKIDGDEWLSTARTAHQIGLRSNATMLYGHVENEEDRVDHLIKLRALQDETGGFQTFIPLAFHPDNTPLRHLWKTTGMSDIKQIAIGRLVLDNFAHIKAYWQMLTPKIAQIALRFGADDLDGTVIEEKIYHDAGATTPQGMTRQELTRLIREAGREPLERDTLYRPVTRTETTLTVGV
- a CDS encoding translocation/assembly module TamB domain-containing protein, whose product is MTESVKPVQRRSVLRRALIGSSLLAIVIAAGLYLTSSGFQDRVRGKLIAELERVTGARVEMKHFRWNLSKLEVEATDVTLHGLEGPNEIPYAHVDRLYARAKILSFFGREIGLRAITFEKPVIHIIVFPDGSTNQPVPKVKVESNKSAVARLFELAIDHAEITEGMLLFNDQRIPFDFSGNQVSAGLSYALLEKRYDGSIHIGQMDATYTNFLPLRSNADAEFSLAPDQAELKGLHWASARSQIEASGRMTNFNDPRIDLSYNVTIDLAEMGHVARRPEMRGGKLVANGQGTYTVADISTAGRIALQNVVWVEDGLNVPGLTAAGDFSAQRDRIAIGNLNGTIFGGRFSGEADVFHWSRAAEKTGEKTKATAGQPQRGSANLKLKGMSVAMLSQAFSSAKLPLHKLQLVGNASGTVDVRWMGTFRNAETAVALEVAPPANPAPHQLPLTARVHVAYLAASQTLQVADLQLATRGTRLNAAGALGSETARLNVALTTTDLSEFQPALTAMRQGSQLPVEVKGRARFNGRVFGKLAAPSLAGHLELADFDTTIELPQSVVPPAAVQAGARAPGAPLAAPLSAPLSASQRAPTAKEASMRERAQTVAAGSAGNNPPQSPRSTRVHWDLFTADVEYSPALVAIHRGVLTRGAAKVNIDGSAQLFKGSLTEKSRFDTTLHIRNADVHALETLAGYDYPVTGTLAGDIQVAGTQNDMRGTGSLRLENGSIYGEAFKSLRSEVRMAGREAQLQNMVLAHNGARITGSAAYDLGAKSFRFDLRGTSFDVANFQQLQSSRLTTEGKADFTVQGSGTVDAPIINGTLNIRGLVMNGEPAGDVEAKATTRGADMHLTARSRFETAELSVDGDVRLRGDFPAQLTLHFARFDIDALLRAYLQGRVTGHSQTAGTVELHGPLKQPRLLNVTGTIDQFAAEIEKVKIASDGPIRFAMADQVLRIDQLRLVGEQTDLTANGTIGLAGAKELNLRAAGHVNLKLVQTLNADLLGYGETTMELAIGGTWQRPALQGRVEIKQAGISFIDLPNGLSDINGSLVFTENRLEVEKLTAKSGGGLLELGGFISYANGIYFNLTAASGDIRLRYPPGISALANADLRFVGTTANSLLSGDVTITRFGLNPRFDFALYLARSKQPPAMPRPDSALNNLHFDVHIMSTPELQVETSLAKLSGNVDLRLRGTAVRPIVLGKVNVIEGDVFFNGTKYHLERGDITLTNPVHIEPVLNVEASARVRDYDITIGFHGTLDKLSTTYRSDPPLPTGDVIALLALGRTQEEGMLQPGAQQNLTEVASNALLGQAINATISSRAQKLFGLSRIKIDPQAGGPESNPLARVTIEQQVSDKVTLTYISNLTQSAQQVIQIEYNVNRNVSIVAVRDQNGVVGFDIKLRQRKR
- a CDS encoding BON domain-containing protein codes for the protein MLTTVRRVLAPALLALLLLAIPAAAKSGNTSDGPLQQKVQQELGKKKQWSNVHATVADGVVTLTGTVKTYADKQRAEHKAEHTDGVRAVVNQIVVDAGSASDEQLFQTIADKLRYDRVDQGLIMGVNRNVTAGNTFNNFNIDVKNGVVTISGNARTDTDAASAVALVENTPGVKDVIDNIEIAPASIMDDQLRIRVARALYGDPVLSKYAMDPQRPIRIIVENGHVTLDGMVLNEMDKNVAGIRANGVSGAFSVKNNLMVANQQPK
- a CDS encoding sigma-70 family RNA polymerase sigma factor — protein: MNQHISYKTAKTPDVEHEFQTQIQKLARRLQVFRPELVHLHGLVEQNSAREGTVVALDLRIPSGEIASKEHGAPPTAAVKAAFAELLKQLARHMEQLRSQRKRRGAKQVAGVPFEETVAAVHAARVSNGDVNHWVDANLDRLERFIARELRYRENIGRLRRGELAREEVLDEAIAMALSDGDEKPEMVSLERWLYRHAIRAIERLAREDRSTGNVHLEESVRKPNVRASDEPQLQFHQPDEIMVEETVIADRSVATPEEIFYSEEMIAMIETELMGAKPEEREAFILSAIEGFTIREIAAIAEKPASAVEADVRGALAHLRKGLPASTPLREILLHPKIA
- the ubiA gene encoding putative 4-hydroxybenzoate polyprenyltransferase, translating into MLRDLKTTLEMIKWEHSVFALPFALTAAMLAAGGWPRPAQLAWIVVAMVAARSAAMAFNRLADAEIDAANPRTATRALPAGQLSKRFVAFFVIVAAAALILAAAQLSRLALYLSPAALAIVLLYSYSKRFTRWSHMVLGLALGIAPAAAWIAIRGALDPRILVLTAAVTFWVGGFDILYSCQDYDFDCRNGLHSVPRFFGIRNALWIARGLHLAMIALLVALALLFHLGTIAAVGIALVAALLAYEHSLVSAHDLSKLNAAFFTTNGVVSIVFFVFVAADLLLRR
- a CDS encoding cold-shock protein, with translation MRERGTVKWFNATKGFGFIQREQGGDVFVHFSAIQGDGYRSLNEGDAVEFDVTEGPKGLQAANVARL